In Sus scrofa isolate TJ Tabasco breed Duroc chromosome 14, Sscrofa11.1, whole genome shotgun sequence, the sequence agggCTCAAACTGCCTCCCAGAGATCCACTAACAGACATCCCCCTTGTCAGGAGGGCGTCCTCTCCTAATTCAGTCAGGGAAATGGGCTGTTTCTGTTGGCTTGCCCCTTTCACAGATCATCCACTAGGCCGAGGGAGAGACTCTTCCAGAACATAAGTAAGAAAGCAAGAGGGAGAAAGCGGCTTCCAATCTACATGATGAGCCCCCTCACTGATCGGAGGGAGCTGGAGCCCAGAGGGGTGAGGGGCCGCATCCAGAGACCACACTGGACTCTACAGAAGGACCCAGATAAAAACCCAGCCGCTGGCCCAACAAGCTCTCCAAAGGGCAGGAGCCCGGTCCCTAGGACACCTGAGCTTGGCCAGAGGTGACTCACGGACAAAGTCCACACCATTGCAGAAGTGTGCCCCTGACATGCTCCAAAGCACCTCGCCCACCTCCAGGCCCACGGCTGGGGGAGCCACTGCTCTTCCTGCCCCTCGAAGGAGCTTGGCAGGCAGGTCAGCAGGAACCCAGAGCCTGACAAACAGCATCTCTGTAGCTGCCTGGCCCCCCGCCAAGCTGCCTCATTCCCTGGGGCTGATCTCATGTTTCTGAAGAGACTCAAGACGACTGAGGTCTGTGTGTTGCCTCTCATGGTTCAGTTCTGCTGCCAGCAAAGGAAGTGGCCCAGGATAGGGACCAGGGGCCACGTTTAGAGGTGGGAACGCagcatccctccccccaacccacccctgCACTGGCCGAGACCTCTGCCTCTGCCACACAGGCCCCATCGCAGAAGAAACTGAGCAACACTCTCTAACCTCGGAGATGAGGTCCGGCCTGATCTGTCTTCCTGCCTCCATCAATCTGAAGGCGTCCCTCGAAGAAGTTTTCATATTCTGGCTCTTTCTGCCCATTTCACTCCAGACTCCTGAAAAGGGAACAAAAGGTAGTCAGACTTCATCAGAAGAACTAAGAACCTCTTGGAATTCAGTTCCACTGTCCCAAAGGGAGCCGGAGAGCTTACCTGAGGCCCGTGCTTGATGACAAAAGTAACTGTTGATTGAGCCTAGTGCTGGCCCGGGCGCCCACTCCAGCCTTTCTGTGGTCACTGACAGCAAAGGCTCTCAGTATACGGAGGCCCAGCATGTGatccctgccaaaaaaaaaaaaaaaaaaaaaagtcttcatgcTCTTGACCTCCACTTCCAGATATTCTTTCAGGGCAAAACACCTGCTGTGGGCAAGGTCAACAGCAGATGATAGGTGAGCACCCTGGGGAAACAGCACAGAGTCAGGCCCCCAGGACACTGAGCACCCTTCCACTTCTCTCCAGGGCATCAATCTCACAACCACCactacccacccacccaggctgcagctccgaatcaagGCATTTGTTCCTATTTGTGTTCACTTAagcttgtttatttcttttgcaaaacCACAAGGGCCAAAAAAATCATGTCGGGGAGGAGAGAAGGCCTCGTCTATTTGCCATCCTCTTCTTGGCCTGGCCAAGGGGGACTGGACCCAGCAGCTGGCAGCTTTAAAGTTTCCTTGCAGAAGTTTTTCTCAGAATGGCAGCTCCCAGCCTTCAGAGCTTGAAAAGCCTGCATACCTTGAAAGTATGCAGGCTGCCGGGCTATGAGCACAGagtggaattttccatttatagaATAATACTCTTCATACCACTCTGGGGGCCGGCGTTCTCATGGTAAGAGCTCAGAGTTCAGTGTCAGCAAACCTGCCACGCTTCTGCAGGAGCCTCACGCCATCCgggcccttttatttatttttggtgggagaggggaggaaataAAGGAATAGCTTTTTAACTTGAGTGCCAACACAAACTTGGAAAAGGAACTGGGTTGGCAAGTGCAGAATATCACTGCCTGGTTTGGGGACTTAAATCAACCGTTACGGAGTAGGAGGTGAGGAAGAGACTGAAAAACATATCTCCCACCCCACATGCAAACAGGTGGCCAGAACAGGCATCACGTTACTGCCTGAAGGCCTTCCCCGTGCCTGCTGCCCAGCCCCCCGACTGCTCCTGAGTGCAGGGGCCCACGTCAGAGGCGCAAAGCCccatctcatttctctttttcctgtctCCCCTGTGTGCCACACTTGATTTCTGCTGATGCGTGCACAGACTCGACGTCTGAAATTCCTTCGGGACCCATGGTATAGAGGGAAGGCCCCCAAGCCAGTCATGACAAGGTCTGAGTCCTAGTTCTGGCTGTGATTTTAAATTTCCCATGTGACCTTAAGCCCTTCTCCTCCCTGGGTCtcattttctccatctgtaaagccAGATCCCTTCCACTGCTAACATTCTGATTCACTGATTCATGCTAATATTAACTCATGCCAGCCCTAGGTTCTGAGCATCCCCTGCCGGGCCGTCCTAAACCTGCTGTGCACAGCCAGACCCATAAGCCTAGCCTCACACCTAGTGACAGCTGCGACATCAGCTcctccagagaggggaagggaaaccCTGCCGGGGCCCCATGAAGCCAACCCTGCCTGCCAGCTAAGCCACCAGAGGAGGCATTTTCCTTGTTCCACAGTACCCTACAAGAATGCTCCCAGGAGAGTTAAAAACccagctttgccacagccatggtgtaggttgcagctgcagctcggatttgatccttggccctggaacttccatgtgctgggggggCAGtatatggaataaaaaaaagaatgcttccaGCAGCTAATACCTTTCctactttccatttaaaaaaaaaaaaaaaaaaaaagtattgcccTTTCTCCTGGGAAGGGCATGACCACCTCACAGCCATCTAATCAAAAATCTTCCGatttattttccattgtttctacaaaaatattttatgcatttcaaAGTATTAAATAGTGACGCTGAATATGCTTTGTTTTTCAAACTGCACATACAGCTCAGATTTTAATAGAGATGAACCCcggaggagggggcgggagtgACGAGCTACCCACACACCAATCACTGTCCTAAGGCTGGAAGACTCTCTGGCCTAGCCCTCATTCCTACCTAAGTCACTAGCTAATGTCCACCAGGGTATCAGAACATCTGCTGGGAGGTGCTGCGTGTTGTAGGAAAGCCCTGCGTCCTTCCACTACTTCCTAGGCAAAAACCATcgtaacctctctgaacctcagaggTCTGCGCGAGGATTTCACCCAGTGGAAAGCTCTCCAAAGCACCGTGCAAACGGAAGTTACTCGGCTGTTGGGCGGTTCTGACTTGAAAACTGCATCCTTAGATCGCGCCAAGTCCTGCCTCCCCACAGCTTTGCTCGCTGATGCTGTggtgagaaggaaagaagagaaggggtTTCTCAAAAGGCAGAAGCTCGTCCAGGACACTAAAGGCTGGAGGTGGGTCTCACCACCCGGCCGCGGAAGATCCAGGCCTGGTCACCTGTTCCAAACCCAGGCCTCAAAGCTCAGGCGAAGACAGGCCCCAGCGGCCGCCGCTCGCGTGCTCCTCTCGCCtactttctcctcccctcccagctgcGCGGGCAGGGCACGCCCCCTCCCCGGGATTCACCAATCAGCGTCCGGAGCGGCGCCCGTGGCGCAGGGGGCTCTGGTCCGCAGCCAATTAGCGCCGCGGCCCGAGGCGGCGCCGCGCCCACCCCCTTCCAGAATGAAAGCCGCCCGGCAGCTGGCGAGGCTGGCGCAACGCTGGGGGCTCGGGGGCCGCGCGGGCTGGAGCGGAGCGCGCGCACTGCCCGCCCGCCCCCCCCAGCGCGTCCGCGTCCGCGTCCGCCTCCGCTCCGCCTCAGTCCCGGGCGCAGGCGAGGTGGCCGGGGCGGGGGAGCGCAGGGGCAGGGCCGCGGCAGCGaggccggggggcggggaggagcggGGCCCGATAAAAGGCAGCGAGGCGGCCCCACCCCGCTGCAGGCCGGCGGGCAGGCTCGGCGCGTCCTTTCCGTCCGGCCCGCGCCGGCGGCGGGGAGGCGGCGCGCGCGGCCCGCAGCCCGCCCATGGAGGCTTTCCCCTGGGCGCCCCGCTCGCCCCGCCGCGGCCGCGTCCCCCCGCCCATGGCGCTCGTGCCCAGCGCCCGCTACGTGAGCGCCCAGGGCCCGGCGCACCCGCAACCCTTCAGCTCGTGGAACGACTACCTGGGACTCGCCACGCTCATCACCAAGGCGGTGGACGGCGAGCCGCGCTTTGGCTGCGCCCGCGGCGaggacggcggcggcggcggcggctccccaccctcctcttcctcctcgtcGTGCTGCTCCCCCCACGCGGGGGCCGGGCCTGGGGCGCTGGGGCCCGCGCTGGGGCCACCCGACTACGACGAGGACGACGACGACGACAGCGACGAGCCGGGGTCCCGGGGCCGCTACCTGGGGGGCACGCTGGAGCTGCGCGCGCTGGAGCTGTGCGCGGACCCCTCGGAGGCCGGGCTGCTGGAGGAGCGCTTCGCCGAGCTGAGCCCGTTCGCGGGTCGCGCCACCGCTGTGCTGCTGGGCTGCGCACCCGCCACTGCCGCCACCGCCGAGGCGGCACCGCGCGAGGAGCGGGCCCCGGCGTGGGCGGCCGAGCCCCGGCTGCACGCAGCCTCTGGGGCGGCCGGCGCCCGGCTGCTCAAGCCCGAGCTGcaggtgtgtgtgttttgccGGAACAACAAGGAGGCGGTGGCGCTCTACACCACCCACATCTTGAAGGGACCCGACGGGCGAGTGCTGTGCCCCGTGCTGCGCCGCTACACGTGTCCCCTGTGCGGCGCCAGCGGCGACAACGCGCACACCATCAAGTACTGCCCGCTCTCCAAAGTGCCGCCGCCGCGCAGCGTCAGGGACGGCCTGCCCGGCAAGAAGCTGCGCTGAGGGCCCGGACTCCGGTCTGCTACTGCCACCTGACGCCACCAGGGTCGCCGCCTGCCCAATGTCTAGTTTGGCCTGcgcaccatctctctctctcgctgCTGAGGAGCGTGGAGCTCAGCTGTTGGTTGAACTTGAgatgtactgattttttttttttttttttcaaaagaaccCGGCGGTACTGAGTCCTTTCCTGTCGAAGAGCGCTTAAGACTAGAAGCTAAAATCTTGATTTGTTTATCTCTAGTTTGTGCACATCCAGACGGTGAAGGCTGGGTGTTCGTTCCACTAACTGAAATGTGGCAACTTAGAAGTGTTTATTTACTCTATACGTCAACCTATTTTAGATGCGCATCAGTATATGAAATTGTCTCAATCTAATCTtggatgtttaattttatgaatGGAGGCACTTTACTAGgcctagaatatttttttaaaagcctctaaACTGAACTTAACTGGCGATTTTATGGAATGTCAGCAAAATGACTTTTATTGTTTGAAACAAGTAATAATATTTCTGTTGTCCTTAATCAGTTATTCTAATTCCAGGTGAAGCAACCCTCACCTGCCTGGTAGCATCATTAAGTGAAGGCTTAGTAAACTTTCCAGTGTTAGTTTGGGTGGGTGTTCCCCCCGTGGCTTGTTTCTGTCCTAGCTGGAGGTGTAAAGATGTACAATCTGTGGCAGGTAGAATACAGCTCCTTATCcttttatgtaccacatcttttattACTGAACGAGCAACTAGCGTTTCCCATCTTTCAAAGTCGTGCCAGGTTATATAATATTGTGTATACACTTGGAAATGGTGCTGTTTAAAAGAATTTGTGTATTTATACAGTAACAGTATATGAATTCATTAATCTTGTCTTTCACTCTGGTACTTGGCCTTTTGTCTGTATACCTCCACCTCGCCATTTCTAGttcaaaaatatttgattattgaAGATCAAATGGAGCCGTATGCACTCTGATGCTCAATTCCAGTGTTCCTAAATAGTGGAAGGCTCATTCCAGCTGTGGCCTCTTGAACTAAATGTAAGATGGAATCCTTTGAGCTCTGGAAGGTTAATGTAATAACCTGTGCTCAGGGAGGTGCCACTCTGGACTCTCGACTTTAAACATCACAGACCCTCCTCAGACCTATATAAACACTAATTAAAGTAACTGAGGGCATGGGGATAGGGTGTGTGGAGACAAGGAACAGTCTCTCAACACTCCCATTCTCCCTGAAGAGGACTTGTCCCTTCCTGGAATCCCACCAGTTATCCATAATAGTGAGATTAAACCTAATCCTTAGGCAAAGGTGCTTTCCTCCTCCCGTAACCTCCACCCTCATTTTCTGTCTCACCATAGTGCATACCACACCGTATCTACCAACAAGACATCCGGAggcaaaaatggaaatgaattacAAGGAGGTCATCTGAAATGTACAAAATCACTGTCTGAAAATACCAGCAAGATTTAGTCTAAATGTACAAAGGTTCCAGGAGAGTTTAGCGAGGTTACTAAAAACCAAGACTGCTTTCATGTCAACAACTTCCTCCACAGCAAATTTGCATGAACATTCCTTTGAAAGTCTTAAAAGCTGCTGTAAATGACATTGGGGTAGCTATGAGCCTTTTTGGCCAAAGGAAAGTACATCAGAATGCGGGCAGGGGAGGAACGAAAACCCTTTCtcggtcaggaaaaaaaaaaaaaaaaagcagtcctaATCTAGCCCCAGGCCAGAGAACTTCAGCTCTGACTAGGCTGAAACTGAAGTAGCTTAATAAAACCATGTAGTTATTCTCTTCAATATTGCTAGAAAATATACCAGTTTAAAATAGTTTCACTCGTTGGGCAGTTTTCAGACAGGAATGTATTCCTGTTACCTTGTCCCAGCTGCCCTATTCTGCGTTGTCAACAGTCGCTGTCACCAGATATGTACATTCTTCACACCAGGACAAGGCAAGTGACTCAGAGCCAAATTATAGACAGTATTTCCAGGAATCAGGTGTGTGGCTTTAATACCGTCAATGCAAGAATGCCTTGGTGATCCGATGTTACTGTTCTACCAGAACTTGGAATGTGTTCAACATAGTTTATGTAGGTCTTGAAGTTGGGAGAGTACTGGGAAAGCTTATTCAGAAGACCCTCGCAACTAGCCAGGCAACCACTCATCTATTTAAAAAGCACCCCATAGCGACCCTCCTCAGATTTGCCTGTTTTCCAGCTAACTTTTAACTCAGTATTTGAAAGCAAGAACAGAGAACATCGGTTTTCTAGAGACCTCTTATGAAAAGTATACTAACCACTATaacacattgaaaatcaactctCAATCTAAAATGTTTTATACACTTGCAAGACTAATTTAGGGTAAAAGAAACCCAATTTttccaagtttaaaaatatataaagtaacaAAAGTACTTGTTTTCCTAAGAACACACAGCATAATTGGCAAAAGCAAAAAACGATGTATAGAATCTTCAAAAGATTGCTTTAACCAGCCTGTCCTTTTCTGTTGGAGACATTTCCAGAGGCTTTCAATTTTCCCACAAAGTCCTTTTTAGAAACTGCAGGATTATTTAATTACATTTGGCACAGATAAAGTAAGCCAAaccatataatttaaaattatggagttcccgtcgtggcgcagtggttaacgaatccgactaggaaccatgaggttgcgggttcggtccctgccttgctcagtgggttaatgatccggcattgccgtgagctgtggtgtaggtagcagacgcggctcggatcctgtgttgctgtggctctggcgtaggccagtggctacagctccacagtggctacagctccgattagacctctagcctgggaacctccatatgccacgggagtggcccaaagaaatagcaaaaagacaaaaaaaataataaataaataaaattataccacAAATACACGTGCAcctcaaagaaaattttcaatgCAGTCCTAATTTTCTAGTGTTCTTAGCTATAGCACGAACATTCCTTTCACtaattttctatgtatttcaaCTACACTTACAAAATTGTAGACAGAttccgtggcgcagtggttacgatCGCTAGAACATGGGGGTTCGTCCTGCGGCTCGGGTTTGATGGGTTGGTGGTGGGTGGTTGCGCGGTCGGATACGTGCGGGCTGGTgtggtggcagctacagctgatgaCCTATGAAATAGgcagacgaaaaaaaaaaaaaaaaaaaaaaaaaaaaaaaaaaaaaaaaaaaaaaacaaaattgtagaCCAGTTTACAGCCAAATCATGCCACACGTTAGATGCCAACCTCCTCCTGGGTAGCCACTATGGACACTCATGGAATGGGAGTCTTTTGGCAGCTACGGTCTCCACCCTGAGATTGATCCATATTGATAGTAATGATATCCCTGTTTAAAAATGCAGGCCCCACTTGAAGACACCAGTGAGGTATGTGGGTCATTCAGCTTTCCTTTGACACTTGTGAATGAACACTGGGGAGGGGTAAGGTTGTGAGGACTTGAGAGTGGAAACCTAAGAGCAGGATCACAAAACAGCAGACTTTTCTGCCCTTATCCTGTGCTGAATCCAACACACAGGACAAAGAACTTGAAAGAACAGTAAGTCTGGAAAAGGGTCTGGGAAGGAAGGGGTGGTGTGCagtctagcctggaaacctaacCATCAGAAGACATGCATCTGTAACTCATCTAAACACATCAGTGTAAAGGAATCGTCTGTTGGGACCTATCTGCAATGTTACAGGCACAGTCCTGCTCCAGTAACTTAAGAGCAGATTACGTACCCAAGTTCTTTCACTtactacaaaagaaaaagccCCTCTCCTCACAAAAGACCTTTTAAGACTTTCACTTGTTTGAAATCCAGGtattaagaaaattgtttttaaaagtgcTATGTTAACATCAAACAGGAAAGGCTGAttatttaactttgaaaaaagCATTAATACTCCCTCTCCTGGCATCACAGCTGTACCAACAGGATTCTCACCTCTATTTAATACCATGAAGAATGTTAAGTGCCTACAGCCACTATAAATTTACAACATTCTGTGAAATTAGTTATGATTTTTCATGACTGATTTCAGGGGAAAAACCCAAGGTGTacacacccacacagacacagacacacacacacacacacacatcccccatACTCACAGAACAGTGTTATAATCAAACTATGGGGTTCCTCAACTAACGGAGGAGGATATTTCAGTGGAAACATCTTGGCCACATTTGCTTTgttatatttagattattttctttgataCTCAACACTGACATATTTAAATAGTACCAGTAAAAGACTCAAGTGAAATAAAGTCAACTGAATACGCAAATTCAGCATTATGAACAAAACCAATCTAACCACAAAtcaacacaaaaacaaattctgtaagtattttatttatcattgaaGAAAAAACACAGCAGCAAGTTCTGTGTTGGCTTCAATAAAACCAAACAGTTAATCTTTAACATTGCGACTACACTCCAAAATTGAAGTCAACACAGTCATTACTACGAATTACTTGTGGAAAGAATCTAtcctgaagagaaaggaaaattaggaaaaaagaatttaaacaatTCCTCCAAACCagacatttataaatattgtcatatttaaaatgtttcaaaggcATGAAATCTCCATAAATGGAAAAGCAGTTGGCTATTggcaacagaaaaaaactcaGCAATAGGTTTACCAAacgctttaaaatttaaaagctgtATCAGTTTTGGATTCACACTTAAGCAATATTCTTGTCATTACAATGACTGCAAATTGCTTTATACTCACCTTCTCTCAAGTAAAATCTACAGAAAAATCTCACTGTATCCCATGTGTGTAATGGTTACCGCACTTATAGTAAAgcctaaaaactttccaaatttagcAAATAGGAAATACCTCAAAATAACTAGAGGTATGTCTCAACCACTAATGGTGTGAAAATGTTTCAGCTCCCTCCTTAgccttcaaatacattttctataaCAGAACCTTACTTCATTCCAAATTAATATCagatatttcaaaatcaaaagaaaaaagatcagttCTATAAC encodes:
- the NANOS1 gene encoding nanos homolog 1, with the translated sequence MEAFPWAPRSPRRGRVPPPMALVPSARYVSAQGPAHPQPFSSWNDYLGLATLITKAVDGEPRFGCARGEDGGGGGGSPPSSSSSSCCSPHAGAGPGALGPALGPPDYDEDDDDDSDEPGSRGRYLGGTLELRALELCADPSEAGLLEERFAELSPFAGRATAVLLGCAPATAATAEAAPREERAPAWAAEPRLHAASGAAGARLLKPELQVCVFCRNNKEAVALYTTHILKGPDGRVLCPVLRRYTCPLCGASGDNAHTIKYCPLSKVPPPRSVRDGLPGKKLR